A region from the Candidatus Binatia bacterium genome encodes:
- a CDS encoding sulfotransferase — translation MRFRVVVGDRMIFHFSFENWFQLIRLASREKQIGVRLYFLSILLIAVPLVSTFHAICFFLDGILFPGLWKTEIKEPIFVVGHARSGTTLVHRLLSADEGRFSVFLLYEMYFPSLLQKKVIRGVAAFDRKFLGGMLERRVRAWEDKHYAAVRKVHQMGLTEAEEDDIVLYYSLASGFWITKMPYMGDIDFYSVDKWSEKKRWRLMGFYKECVRRQIYLNGGDKVHLSKNPVFAGRVAALIETFPDARIVTTMRNPYETIPSLLKLLKSSWRRMGWEDERTARCLRFLANQSFETYMHPLEVLENSPATRGAVVDYREATTDVSAAIQRLYGDLGMEMSDEYRAYLDSQGKRENKHRSGHTYSLEEFGLEADEIRTRLSVLFDRFDWDADASPPADPT, via the coding sequence GTGCGATTCCGCGTCGTCGTCGGAGACCGAATGATCTTTCACTTCAGTTTCGAGAACTGGTTCCAGCTGATCCGCCTCGCCTCACGAGAGAAGCAGATCGGGGTGCGGCTCTACTTTCTCTCGATTCTGCTCATCGCGGTGCCCCTGGTCTCGACGTTCCACGCAATTTGCTTCTTCCTCGACGGCATCCTCTTTCCGGGGCTCTGGAAGACGGAGATCAAAGAGCCGATCTTCGTGGTCGGGCACGCTCGCAGCGGCACGACGCTCGTCCATCGCTTGCTGAGCGCGGACGAGGGCCGCTTCAGCGTCTTTCTCCTGTACGAGATGTATTTCCCGTCTCTCCTTCAGAAGAAGGTCATCCGTGGCGTGGCGGCGTTCGACCGCAAGTTCCTCGGCGGGATGCTCGAGCGCCGGGTGAGAGCGTGGGAGGACAAGCACTACGCGGCTGTCCGCAAGGTCCACCAAATGGGCCTCACCGAGGCGGAGGAGGACGACATCGTCCTGTACTACTCGCTCGCTTCGGGGTTCTGGATCACGAAGATGCCCTACATGGGCGACATCGATTTCTACTCCGTCGACAAGTGGTCGGAGAAGAAGCGGTGGCGTCTGATGGGATTCTACAAGGAGTGTGTCCGTCGGCAGATCTATCTGAATGGCGGCGACAAGGTGCACCTCTCCAAGAATCCCGTGTTCGCCGGCCGCGTGGCGGCACTCATCGAGACGTTTCCCGATGCGCGGATCGTGACGACCATGCGTAATCCCTACGAGACGATCCCGAGCCTGCTGAAGCTCCTGAAGAGTTCGTGGCGACGCATGGGCTGGGAGGACGAACGGACGGCGCGTTGCCTGCGGTTTCTCGCGAACCAGTCCTTTGAAACCTACATGCATCCGCTGGAGGTCCTCGAGAACTCCCCCGCAACGAGGGGCGCGGTCGTCGACTATCGGGAAGCGACGACGGATGTGTCGGCCGCGATCCAGCGGCTCTACGGCGACCTCGGTATGGAGATGAGCGACGAGTACCGCGCGTACCTGGATTCACAGGGCAAGCGGGAGAACAAGCACCGGTCGGGGCATACGTACAGCCTCGAGGAGTTCGGGTTGGAGGCGGACGAGATCCGGACTCGGCTGAGCGTCCTCTTCGATCGGTTTGATTGGGACGCGGACGCCTCTCCTCCGGCGGATCCGACCTGA
- a CDS encoding NAD(+)/NADH kinase gives MTTEPNDVTLRGAVGILANPRAGGDVRRLAARASSSTLESKRNQVTRAAVGARAAGVKKVFIARDPLRVAVGALENLSLDLEVEVLDVGAQHNADDTHRAAVAMRAAGCGSLVVLGGDGTNRIVARAWPKACVVPVSTGTNNVFPRMVEATLAGAAAGLVAAGRLDGSEVSRPAKQVRLRRADGREDIALIDAGLFVDDIIGNLMPVEPAKIRTVILARSEPAAVGLSPIGGLLEPAGENDDFGVVVTCTAHAGGGRPLLVPISPGLYRTVHVAGVRRVPLGEPISVRGPGILAFDGDREIELAPDEEALLRVERAGPNVISVEKALSLASQRGLYLDRGPFHDGHGILPECC, from the coding sequence ATGACGACGGAACCGAATGACGTGACGCTCCGGGGTGCGGTCGGCATCCTGGCGAACCCCCGCGCGGGTGGTGACGTCCGCCGACTCGCCGCGCGCGCATCCTCCTCGACTCTGGAGAGCAAACGAAACCAGGTCACTCGGGCCGCCGTCGGCGCGCGTGCCGCCGGCGTGAAGAAGGTCTTCATTGCGCGGGACCCGCTCCGAGTCGCCGTCGGCGCACTCGAGAACCTCTCGCTGGATCTCGAGGTGGAAGTCCTCGACGTCGGTGCCCAGCACAATGCCGACGATACCCACCGCGCCGCCGTGGCGATGCGGGCCGCCGGTTGTGGTTCTCTCGTCGTCCTGGGCGGTGACGGCACGAATCGCATCGTCGCGCGGGCCTGGCCCAAGGCCTGCGTGGTCCCGGTCTCGACCGGAACCAACAACGTGTTTCCTCGGATGGTCGAGGCGACGCTGGCCGGTGCTGCGGCCGGACTGGTTGCCGCCGGGCGCCTCGACGGTTCGGAAGTCTCGCGCCCGGCGAAGCAGGTTCGACTGCGACGGGCCGACGGTCGCGAGGACATCGCGCTGATCGACGCCGGCCTGTTCGTCGATGACATCATCGGCAACCTGATGCCCGTCGAGCCCGCGAAAATCCGAACGGTGATCCTCGCTCGATCGGAACCGGCGGCGGTCGGCTTGTCCCCGATCGGCGGCCTTCTAGAACCCGCGGGCGAGAACGACGATTTCGGGGTCGTCGTGACGTGCACCGCGCACGCAGGCGGCGGTCGCCCCCTCCTCGTCCCGATCTCGCCCGGCCTGTATCGCACAGTCCACGTCGCCGGTGTACGACGCGTCCCGCTCGGCGAACCGATCTCCGTGCGCGGCCCCGGCATCCTGGCCTTCGACGGAGACCGGGAGATCGAACTCGCCCCGGACGAAGAAGCCTTACTTCGCGTGGAGCGCGCGGGCCCCAACGTCATCTCCGTGGAGAAGGCCCTCTCACTGGCCTCGCAGCGAGGCCTCTATCTCGACCGCGGGCCCTTCCACGATGGCCACGGCATCCTGCCGGAGTGCTGCTAG
- the prfB gene encoding peptide chain release factor 2 (programmed frameshift), translating to MVLTEGRDRLTKLEERAAALGGIFDVAALEQRVSELDTLTASEDLWENQERAQEVLRERATVNGRLDSFREITEGIDEVSVFLDMASEGDEAEAAEALGEAEMRLADVESRIHDLEFQRMLGGEHDASGAIITVNPGAGGLEAQDWAEMLLRMLLRWAERRGFKTQVIEHTPGEGAGIKSSTVAIDGEFAYGYFSAEAGIHRLVRISPFDGQARRHTSFASVLVTPEIDENIEIEINDDDLRVDTYRSSGAGGQHVNKTDSAVRFTHIPTGIIVACQNERSQHKNRAMAMKILRSRLYELELQKKREQKDELTGAKRGIDFGSQIRSYVLQPYRMVKDHRTGIEVGNTDAVLDGDLDKFIEAELLRRAGETVDGEAE from the exons ATGGTTTTGACCGAGGGAAGAGATCGTTTGACCAAGCTCGAGGAGCGCGCCGCCGCCCTC GGAGGTATCTTTGACGTCGCTGCTCTTGAGCAGCGCGTCTCCGAACTCGACACGCTGACCGCCAGCGAGGACCTCTGGGAGAACCAAGAGCGCGCCCAGGAGGTTCTGCGCGAGCGTGCGACCGTCAACGGTCGCCTCGACTCCTTCCGGGAGATTACGGAAGGGATCGACGAGGTTTCGGTCTTTCTCGATATGGCGTCCGAGGGCGACGAGGCGGAGGCCGCGGAAGCACTCGGGGAAGCCGAGATGCGGCTCGCCGACGTAGAGTCCCGCATCCATGACCTCGAGTTCCAGCGGATGCTGGGCGGCGAGCACGACGCTTCGGGGGCCATCATCACGGTCAATCCGGGTGCGGGGGGGCTCGAGGCTCAGGATTGGGCGGAGATGCTTCTCCGCATGCTTCTGCGTTGGGCCGAGCGTCGGGGGTTCAAGACACAGGTCATCGAGCACACGCCCGGAGAGGGGGCGGGCATCAAGAGCAGCACCGTGGCGATCGATGGCGAGTTCGCTTACGGCTACTTCAGTGCTGAGGCCGGCATTCATCGGCTGGTGCGTATCTCGCCGTTTGACGGTCAGGCCCGGCGACACACGTCGTTTGCCTCGGTGCTCGTCACTCCCGAGATCGATGAGAACATCGAGATCGAGATCAACGACGACGATCTCCGGGTCGATACGTACCGCTCGTCCGGCGCCGGTGGGCAGCACGTCAACAAGACCGACTCGGCCGTTCGGTTCACGCACATCCCGACCGGAATCATCGTCGCCTGCCAGAACGAGCGTTCGCAGCACAAGAACCGCGCGATGGCGATGAAGATCCTGCGTTCCCGCCTGTACGAGTTGGAGCTGCAGAAGAAGCGCGAGCAGAAGGACGAGCTGACCGGCGCGAAGCGCGGCATCGACTTCGGCAGTCAGATTCGATCCTACGTGCTGCAGCCGTACCGAATGGTGAAGGACCACCGGACCGGGATCGAGGTCGGGAACACGGATGCGGTCCTCGACGGCGATCTCGACAAGTTCATCGAGGCCGAGCTGCTGCGTCGCGCAGGCGAGACGGTAGACGGCGAAGCCGAGTAG
- a CDS encoding sulfotransferase family 2 domain-containing protein — protein sequence MAELLRTGAVFIHVPKCGGNWVREALRDQGLWRCRIGYKHSTPERIADVWQFHRWQFIKHLPTRPDVTTGKLRRAFKFSFVRNPVTWYESWWKFMAGDWHPWEVGRWHPQRPIDDCGDDDFNRFVENVLRERPGYVSEMYRWYVDGSDFVGRAERLAKDLQAALREAGAEVDLDALGRVPAANVSEPRCGLPTWEPAVLQRLIDSEAEAIRKFGYEDAVAALTTASS from the coding sequence ATGGCCGAGTTGCTTCGAACGGGCGCCGTGTTCATCCACGTCCCAAAGTGCGGAGGCAACTGGGTGCGCGAGGCCCTCCGGGACCAGGGCCTCTGGCGGTGCCGGATCGGGTACAAGCACTCGACGCCCGAGCGCATCGCCGATGTCTGGCAGTTTCACCGTTGGCAGTTCATCAAGCACCTACCGACCCGTCCCGACGTCACGACGGGGAAGCTTCGACGCGCCTTCAAGTTCAGCTTCGTTCGCAATCCCGTCACCTGGTACGAGTCGTGGTGGAAGTTCATGGCCGGCGACTGGCACCCCTGGGAGGTCGGGCGCTGGCATCCCCAGCGACCGATCGACGACTGTGGCGACGACGACTTCAACCGCTTCGTCGAAAACGTCCTCCGCGAGCGCCCGGGCTACGTCAGCGAAATGTACCGCTGGTACGTCGACGGTTCGGACTTCGTCGGCCGCGCCGAGCGACTCGCCAAAGACCTTCAGGCGGCCCTGCGCGAGGCCGGCGCCGAAGTCGATCTGGACGCGCTTGGGCGGGTGCCCGCCGCCAACGTGAGTGAGCCGCGGTGCGGGCTGCCTACGTGGGAACCTGCCGTCCTCCAACGGCTGATCGACTCCGAGGCCGAGGCGATTCGGAAGTTCGGTTACGAGGACGCGGTCGCCGCGCTCACAACCGCATCGTCGTAG